One part of the Humulus lupulus chromosome 9, drHumLupu1.1, whole genome shotgun sequence genome encodes these proteins:
- the LOC133801102 gene encoding probable envelope ADP,ATP carrier protein, chloroplastic, producing MREEKAVLSWRTIPDLNPPSSFHPTEHDHSLWKNNHPCLGLTLSLNGAGARSRRTSVAPTVCNFASLSVVDKRDGEQKEFAPTPAQLVKHPLAILALVPKDAALFAAGAVAGAAAKTFTAPLDRIKILMQTHGVRVGQESAKKAIGFIEAITMIGKEEGLKGYWKGNLPQVIRVIPYSAVQLFAYETYKKLFRGKDGELSLIGRLSAGACAGMTSTFMTYPLDVLRLRLAVEPGYRTMSEIALSMLKEEGVAAFYYGLGPSLIGIAPYIAVNFCVFDLVKKSLPENFQKKAEASMITALVSASLATLTCYPLDTVRRQMQMRGTPYRTVLDAIPGIVARDGLVGLYRGFLPNALKTLPNSSIRLTTYDFAKRLIARSEKELQKITEENHHKQNQSEKDLPKIVDEDSNKNNTKAPVVE from the exons ATGAGGGAAGAAAAGGCCGTACTTTCATGGCGGACTATTCCAGACCTAAATCCGCCGTCTTCCTTTCACCCTACGGAACACGACCACTCGCTTTGGAAGAACAACcacccttgcctcggcctcacCTTGAGTCTCAATGGCGCTGGCGCTAGGAGTAGGAGGACTAGTGTTGCTCCCACAGTCTGTAATTTCGCCTCCCTTTCGGTTGTGGATAAGAGAGACGGTGAACAGAAGGAGTTCGCACCGACACCGGCTCAGCTCGTTAAACACCCCTTAGCTATTCTCGCTTTGGTCCCCAAAGACGCCGCGCTTTTCGCCGCTGGAGCTGTCGCTGGTGCCGCTGCTAAGACCTTCACTGCTCCCCTTGACCGTATCAAGATTCTTATGCAG ACTCATGGGGTACGAGTTGGACAAGAAAGTGCGAAGAAGGCAATTGGCTTCATTGAG GCCATAACAATGATAGGGAAGGAAGAGGGGCTAAAGGGGTACTGGAAAGGCAATCTCCCTCAG GTGATACGGGTCATACCTTATAGCGCCGTCCAACTTTTTGCGTATGAAACCTACAAG AAGTTGTTTAGGGGAAAGGATGGAGAGCTCTCTCTCATTGGAAGACTTTCTGCAGGTGCTTGTGCAGGCATGACATCAACTTTT ATGACATATCCTCTAGATGTCCTGAGGTTACGCCTAGCAGTTGAACCAGGTTATCGAACAATGTCCGAG ATTGCATTGAGCATGCTAAAGGAGGAAGGAGTAGCAGCATTTTACTATGGTTTAGGGCCGTCTCTAATAGGAATAGCTCCATATATTGCTGTCAACTTTTGTGTTTTCGATTT GGTTAAGAAGTCTTTGCCAGAGAATTTTCAAAAAAAAGCTGAGGCATCGATGATAACAGCCCTCGTGTCAGCTTCGCTCGCCACACTCACGTGTTATCCTTTGGATACTGTGAGAAGACAGATGCAAATGAGGGGCACACCTTACAGGACTGTATTGGATGCCATTCCAG GAATCGTGGCTCGAGATGGACTTGTAGGACTATACCGAGGTTTCTTGCCCAACGCTTTAAAAACTCTACCAAACAGCAG CATTAGGCTTACCACATACGATTTTGCCAAACGTCTAATAGCAAGGAGTGAAAAAGAGTTGCAGAAAATCACCGAGGAAAATCACCACAAGCAAAACCAAAGTGAGAAAGATTTGCCGAAAATTGTGGACGAAGATAGCAACAAAAACAACACGAAAGCACCGGTGGTGGAGTGA